The stretch of DNA TCGCTACCGCTCACCGCGGCCCAGGCACGCAGCAGGGCATGCAGCAGGTAGCGCAGCGCGATGAGCGTGAAGCCGAGCGGGATCACCGCGTGCAGCAGCCAGTCCGGCAGCCCCAGCAGCCCGGCGCCACCCAGGCCGCGCTCCTCGAGGATGAAGATCACGGCATACCACGCGACCACGCCGCAGACGGCACCGGCGAACAGGCAGTTGAGTGCCTGGGCGGCGGCGCGCGCACGGGGCGGCAGCAGGTGGGTGACGAGGTCGATGGCGATATGCCGATTCTGGCGCGTGGCTGCGAGCGCGCCCAGCAGCCCAACCCACAGCACCAGCAGGCGCGTGAACGGATCGCCCCAGGCGAAATTCCAATCGAACAGGTTGCGCAGCAGGATCTGCGCGGCGGCGACCAGGATCATGGCGCCGAGCAGCAGCGCCAACAGCAGATCCTCCAGCCGGTGCAGCAGCAGCAGGGCGCGCCGCAGCGCGGGGGCCAGGGTGGGCGTGGTCATGCCGTCATCTGGGCGTGGCGGCGGCCTGGGCGCGGAAGTACACCAGGTGTCCACGCAGCTGCTCGAGCAGCGCCGGCGTATAGACGCCGGCGCCCTTCAGCTTGACGATGGCTTCGTCGGCGAAGGCCTGCCACTTCTCGCGCTCGGCGGCGCTCAGGGTGTTGAACTCGAGTCCCTGCTTGCGCAGCGCGGCGCGCGCATTCTCGTTGTCCTCGCGGTTGAGCTTGTTGAGCCGCTCGAAGCTGGCGGCCATCACGCTGCGCACGGTCGCCTGGTCCTCGGCGCTCAGCCCGTCGAAGGCCTTCTTGTTGATCGCCAGCACGCCGATGAGGTAGGACAGCGGGTGGTCGGTGAAAGTCTTGAGCTTGGTGTGCCATTGGAAGGCGATGGCGGCGGTGGGCAGCGTGACCACGGTGTCCAGCAGCCCGGTCTGCAGGCCGGTATAGACATCGGCGAAGGGCAGCGGCACCGGCGTCACCCCCGCGCTCTCGAACGCGGCGGTGTTGATGATGTCGTTCTCCGGCAGCCAGATCTTGCATTTCTTCAGATCATCCTGGCTGGCGACCTGGCGCTGGGAAAAAAGGTAGGCGAAGCCGCCCTCGGTGAAGCCGATCGGGACCAGCCCGGCATCCTCCAGGCCCTTGCGCAGGATGGGATCCATCTTGCCGCGCACGTAGTCCACCTCGGCGTAGGAGCGGAACAGCAGCGGCAG from Nevskiales bacterium encodes:
- a CDS encoding TRAP transporter small permease, with amino-acid sequence MTTPTLAPALRRALLLLHRLEDLLLALLLGAMILVAAAQILLRNLFDWNFAWGDPFTRLLVLWVGLLGALAATRQNRHIAIDLVTHLLPPRARAAAQALNCLFAGAVCGVVAWYAVIFILEERGLGGAGLLGLPDWLLHAVIPLGFTLIALRYLLHALLRAWAAVSGSDTGEYA
- the dctP gene encoding TRAP transporter substrate-binding protein DctP; protein product: MSRFLTRCGLLVAVLLPAAAQADTTFKIATLAPEGTTWMKEMRAGADEVERRTAGRVKFKFYPGGIMGNDASVLRKMRIGQLQGAAVTGNSLSDIYPDAQLYSLPLLFRSYAEVDYVRGKMDPILRKGLEDAGLVPIGFTEGGFAYLFSQRQVASQDDLKKCKIWLPENDIINTAAFESAGVTPVPLPFADVYTGLQTGLLDTVVTLPTAAIAFQWHTKLKTFTDHPLSYLIGVLAINKKAFDGLSAEDQATVRSVMAASFERLNKLNREDNENARAALRKQGLEFNTLSAAEREKWQAFADEAIVKLKGAGVYTPALLEQLRGHLVYFRAQAAATPR